In a genomic window of Littorina saxatilis isolate snail1 linkage group LG6, US_GU_Lsax_2.0, whole genome shotgun sequence:
- the LOC138969685 gene encoding uncharacterized protein has product MMSTTNHRIRLVTVFLIYINDLPDSVKHAKVRLFADDSLLHRNVKTKRDQVLLQQDLDALAEWETTWQMSFNPSKCNTIHITHGRGKIAHPFDYVLHGQKLETVTSCKYLGVTISNNST; this is encoded by the exons ATGAT GAGTACCACAAATCACCGTATTAGGCTCGTTACCGTCTTTCTAATCTACATCAACGACCTCCCCGACTCAGTGAAGCATGCTAAAGTGAGATTATTTGCAGATGACAGCCTCCTTCACAGAAACGTCAAGACGAAAAGAGATCAAGTTCTGCTCCAACAAGACCTGGATGCCCTGGCTGAATGGGAGACCACATGGCAAATGAGCTTTAACCCCAGCAAATGCAACACCATCCACATCACCCATGGAAGAGGCAAAATCGCACACCCGTTTGACTACGTTCTTCATGGTCAAAAGCTAGAAACCGTCACAAGCTGCAAGTACCTTGGGGTCACAATCTCCAACAATTCCACATGA
- the LOC138968585 gene encoding histone acetyltransferase p300-like isoform X5: MDDNNVNGPPTKRARQEDPAPPSNQGEEPNQRRQVYTNAEKTKLIQQQLVLLLHAHKCQRQAMVNGEYTCRLPYCRTMKNVLNHMTICTTGKSCEVAHCASSRQIITHWKNCGRHDCLVCMPLRRVGVPGRPRVAQQPFRQGPIVAGRAPWNFVEGG, encoded by the exons ATGGACGATAACAACGTAAACGGACCTCCGACCAAAAGAGCAAGACAGGAGGACCCAGCACCGCCAAGCAACCAAG GTGAAGAGCCAAATCAGCGACGGCAGGTCTATACCAACGCAGAGAAGACCAAACTGATCCAGCAACAGCTAGTTTTACTTCTGCACGCCCACAAGTGTCAGCGCCAGGCGATGGTTAATGGCGAATATACCTGTCGCCTGCCGTACTGTCGTACCATGAAGAATGTACTCAACCACATGACGATTTGCACCACAGGAAAATCGTGTGAAG TGGCTCATTGTGCGTCGTCAAGGCAGATCATCACCCATTGGAAAAACTGTGGCAGACATGACTGCCTCGTGTGCATGCCTCTCCGTCGCGTCGGCGTTCCCGGCAGACCTC GCGTTGCGCAGCAGCCCTTTCGCCAAGGACCAATCGTGGCTGGAAGAGCTCCCTGGAACTTTGTGGAAGGAGGATAG
- the LOC138968585 gene encoding histone acetyltransferase p300-like isoform X2, producing MDDNNVNGPPTKRARQEDPAPPSNQAGEEPNQRRQVYTNAEKTKLIQQQLVLLLHAHKCQRQAMVNGEYTCRLPYCRTMKNVLNHMTICTTGKSCEVAHCASSRQIITHWKNCGRHDCLVCMPLRRVGVPGRPRVAQQPFRQGPIVAGRAPWNFVEGG from the exons ATGGACGATAACAACGTAAACGGACCTCCGACCAAAAGAGCAAGACAGGAGGACCCAGCACCGCCAAGCAACCAAG CAGGTGAAGAGCCAAATCAGCGACGGCAGGTCTATACCAACGCAGAGAAGACCAAACTGATCCAGCAACAGCTAGTTTTACTTCTGCACGCCCACAAGTGTCAGCGCCAGGCGATGGTTAATGGCGAATATACCTGTCGCCTGCCGTACTGTCGTACCATGAAGAATGTACTCAACCACATGACGATTTGCACCACAGGAAAATCGTGTGAAG TGGCTCATTGTGCGTCGTCAAGGCAGATCATCACCCATTGGAAAAACTGTGGCAGACATGACTGCCTCGTGTGCATGCCTCTCCGTCGCGTCGGCGTTCCCGGCAGACCTC GCGTTGCGCAGCAGCCCTTTCGCCAAGGACCAATCGTGGCTGGAAGAGCTCCCTGGAACTTTGTGGAAGGAGGATAG
- the LOC138968585 gene encoding histone acetyltransferase p300-like isoform X3 encodes MDDNNVNGPPTKRARQEDPAPPSNQAGEEPNQRRQVYTNAEKTKLIQQQLVLLLHAHKCQRQAMVNGEYTCRLPYCRTMKNVLNHMTICTTGKSCEVAHCASSRQIITHWKNCVRHDCPVCMPLRPVGVPNRPRVAQQPFRQGPIVAGRAPWNFVEGG; translated from the exons ATGGACGATAACAACGTAAACGGACCTCCGACCAAAAGAGCAAGACAGGAGGACCCAGCACCGCCAAGCAACCAAG CAGGTGAAGAGCCAAATCAGCGACGGCAGGTCTATACCAACGCAGAGAAGACCAAACTGATCCAGCAACAGCTAGTTTTACTTCTGCACGCCCACAAGTGTCAGCGCCAGGCGATGGTTAATGGCGAATATACCTGTCGCCTGCCGTACTGTCGTACCATGAAGAATGTACTCAACCACATGACGATTTGCACCACAGGAAAATCGTGTGAAG TGGCTCATTGTGCGTCGTCAAGGCAGATCATCACCCATTGGAAAAACTGTGTCAGACATGACTGCCCCGTGTGCATGCCTCTCCGTCCCGTCGGCGTTCCAAACAGACCTC GCGTTGCGCAGCAGCCCTTTCGCCAAGGACCAATCGTGGCTGGAAGAGCTCCCTGGAACTTTGTGGAAGGAGGATAG
- the LOC138968585 gene encoding histone acetyltransferase p300-like isoform X1, translating to MDDNNVNGPPTKRARQEDPAPPSNQAGEEPNQRRRQVHTDADMAKLIQRQLVLLLHAHKCQRQAMVNGEFTCRLPYCRNMKNVLNHIQICTTGKSCKVAHCASSRQIITHWKNCVRHDCPVCMPLRPVGVPNRPRVAQQPFRQGPIVAGRAPWNFVEGG from the exons ATGGACGATAACAACGTAAACGGACCTCCGACCAAAAGAGCAAGACAGGAGGACCCAGCACCGCCAAGCAACCAAG CAGGTGAAGAGCCAAATCAGCGACGCCGGCAGGTCCATACTGACGCAGACATGGCCAAACTGATCCAGCGACAGCTAGTTTTACTTCTGCACGCCCACAAGTGTCAGCGCCAGGCGATGGTAAATGGCGAATTTACATGTCGTCTGCCGTACTGTCGTAACATGAAGAATGTACTCAACCATATACAGATTTGCACCACAGGAAAATCGTGTAAAG TGGCTCATTGTGCGTCGTCAAGGCAGATCATCACCCATTGGAAAAACTGTGTCAGACATGACTGCCCCGTGTGCATGCCTCTCCGTCCCGTCGGCGTTCCAAACAGACCTC GCGTTGCGCAGCAGCCCTTTCGCCAAGGACCAATCGTGGCTGGAAGAGCTCCCTGGAACTTTGTGGAAGGAGGATAG
- the LOC138968585 gene encoding histone acetyltransferase p300-like isoform X4: MDDNNVNGPPTKRARQEDPAPPSNQGEEPNQRRRQVHTDADMAKLIQRQLVLLLHAHKCQRQAMVNGEFTCRLPYCRNMKNVLNHIQICTTGKSCKVAHCASSRQIITHWKNCVRHDCPVCMPLRPVGVPNRPRVAQQPFRQGPIVAGRAPWNFVEGG, from the exons ATGGACGATAACAACGTAAACGGACCTCCGACCAAAAGAGCAAGACAGGAGGACCCAGCACCGCCAAGCAACCAAG GTGAAGAGCCAAATCAGCGACGCCGGCAGGTCCATACTGACGCAGACATGGCCAAACTGATCCAGCGACAGCTAGTTTTACTTCTGCACGCCCACAAGTGTCAGCGCCAGGCGATGGTAAATGGCGAATTTACATGTCGTCTGCCGTACTGTCGTAACATGAAGAATGTACTCAACCATATACAGATTTGCACCACAGGAAAATCGTGTAAAG TGGCTCATTGTGCGTCGTCAAGGCAGATCATCACCCATTGGAAAAACTGTGTCAGACATGACTGCCCCGTGTGCATGCCTCTCCGTCCCGTCGGCGTTCCAAACAGACCTC GCGTTGCGCAGCAGCCCTTTCGCCAAGGACCAATCGTGGCTGGAAGAGCTCCCTGGAACTTTGTGGAAGGAGGATAG